TACATAGCTCTACCGAAATTTTCTATTTTAAAGCCAAGCTCTTCAAATATTCCTAAATTGTTTCTCAGTACAAACTCTTCCTTAGGGTTGAGTTCCAGGACCAAAGGCTCAAGTAACTCTTGAATCTCAATATTCTCACTTTGAGCTTTCAATTTCTCCAGCATTATTCTTTCATGAGCTGCATGCTGGTCTATAACTAAAATAGCGTTTCGAGCCTCTGCAACTATAAAACTATCCAAAGCCTGTCCAACAATTCTAAGTTCAGGCAGTTTGCGACCCTCTTTTAAAACAGTAATTCTTTCTTCCTGCAAATATTGTGGCTTGATAAGCTTTACACCTTCTTTGGGCAAGTGCGGCAATGGCTTTAGCTCAGGTGCTTTGTAAATTTCACTTATCAGTTTAATTTCTTCTCTTTTAGGCTCAGGAATTAATTTTTCATGGCTCAATGCTTCCCTAACGCAAGCGACTACAGAACCGTAAATTTCAATTTCATTGCTGAACTTGAGCTGGCTTTTTGTAGGATGTATGTTCACATCAACTAGTTTGGGATCAATTTTAATAGCCACTACTGCTACTGGGTATCTATCTTTAGTTACCAGTCTGAAATAGGCATCTTTAATTGCATCGCTAACTATCCTGCTCGTTATATACCTCCTATTTACATAAATAGATTGGTGCGAAGGAGTAGCTCTTGTAAGCGAAGGTTTTGATATATAACCTGAGATTGCAATTGTTTCTGTCTTGTAACTCAAAGGTATCAAAGCTCTTCCATACTCTTTTCCATAAATTGCAGTAATAGTTTCTAGCATGCTTTTAGAGCTTGGTGAGAATAGAAGCTCTTCATTGTTACTAACTAATTTAAATGTTTTATGGTAATGTATAAGCGCATATCTAGTAACAACATCAATTATATGACTCAACTCTATCCTTCTGGATTTCAAGAATTTTCTTCTTACAGGTACATTATAGAATAGATTTTTTACGGTAACAGTTGTGCCAACTGGCGAGCCTATATCTTTTGTTTCCTTCGGTTTGCCATATTCTACTGCAATGTAAGTGCCGACTTCGCATTCTTGCGTTTTAGTTACCATTTCCGTAAAACTCACAGATGCAATACTTGGTAAAGCTTCTCCTCTAAACCCTAAAGTTTCAAGTTTCTCTAAATCTTCTATTTTTTCTAGTTTGCTTGTAGAATGCCTTTCAAAAGCAAGCTTTGCGTCTTCTCTACTCATTCCGCAACCGTCATCGCGAACCAATATTTTTTTCAGTCCCGCATCTTCTACCTCAATATAAATTTTACTCGCGCCTGCGTCAAGGGCGTTTTCTACAAGCTCTTTCACGACACTTGCAGGTCTTTCTATAACTTCTCCGGCAGCAATTTTAGAAATTGTCTCGCTATCAAGGATTTTTATTTTCTGCATTTCTTTTTTAGCTCCCCAATTTTTATAAGAGCTTCTAAAGGCGTTAGTTTATTAATATCAAGCTCTTTCAACTCTTTGATTACTTCGCTATCTTCGCTACTAAGTGAAGGTAGTATAAGCTGGGTATATCTAGGAGAAATAGTCCTTATTTTTTTATCTTCGCTAACAACATCTATCATACTTTCATACTCTAATTTTTTTAATATCTCTTCAGCATGCTTTACTAATTCTTTAGGTAAGCCTGCAAGCGCAGCTACCTTTACTCCATAACTTTTATTTGTACCTCCTGGTATGAGCTTTCTCAGAAATATTATTTCGTCTTTCTCTTCTTTAACTGCAATATTGTAATTCACTACGCCATGGAGAACTTCTGCAAGCTCTGTTAAATGATGATAATGTGTGGCGAACATTGTTTTTGCACCTATTTTTTTGCTATGAATATACTCCGCAACAGCCCATGCAATGCTCAAGCCATCAAAAGTACTAGTTCCTCTACCTATCTCGTCAAGTAGAATCAAAGATTTAGAAGTTGCATTCTTTAAAATATTAGCAACTTCTGTCATTTCTACCATGAAAGTAGATTGCCCTCTAACTAAATCATCGAAAGCGCCAACCCTTGTGAATATTCTGTCCACAATTCCAATGCTGGCATATTTAGCAGGAACGAAACTACCTATCTGCGCAAGTAAAGTTATAAGAGCTACCTGGCGCATGTATGTAGATTTTCCAGACATGT
This genomic interval from Candidatus Thermoplasmatota archaeon contains the following:
- the mutL gene encoding DNA mismatch repair endonuclease MutL, whose amino-acid sequence is MQKIKILDSETISKIAAGEVIERPASVVKELVENALDAGASKIYIEVEDAGLKKILVRDDGCGMSREDAKLAFERHSTSKLEKIEDLEKLETLGFRGEALPSIASVSFTEMVTKTQECEVGTYIAVEYGKPKETKDIGSPVGTTVTVKNLFYNVPVRRKFLKSRRIELSHIIDVVTRYALIHYHKTFKLVSNNEELLFSPSSKSMLETITAIYGKEYGRALIPLSYKTETIAISGYISKPSLTRATPSHQSIYVNRRYITSRIVSDAIKDAYFRLVTKDRYPVAVVAIKIDPKLVDVNIHPTKSQLKFSNEIEIYGSVVACVREALSHEKLIPEPKREEIKLISEIYKAPELKPLPHLPKEGVKLIKPQYLQEERITVLKEGRKLPELRIVGQALDSFIVAEARNAILVIDQHAAHERIMLEKLKAQSENIEIQELLEPLVLELNPKEEFVLRNNLGIFEELGFKIENFGRAMYKLSTVPILLGKLKKKEDFVDVIDELASAGKLEAGEGTRRKLIELLACKSAIKANEKLGIQEIEKLIKELGSLEEPYTCAHGRPTIIELSRKELDRMFKRT